Below is a genomic region from Prolixibacteraceae bacterium.
TTCTTGGTACTAAAATGAATCGATTTGCATTCAGAATGAAGAGTGAATATGATTTGTCTGATAAGATATCTATTGGTGAGAATATATATGCTACAAAAGGCTACTCCGTTGGTGCCAATACTTCAAGTAGCTATGGAGGTGCAATTATTAATGCAATATATATGCCTTCGTCAGCACCAGTCTATGATGAGAGTGGTAATTACCATGGTGTGGCACCAGCAGGGTCTGCATTTGCAGGTTCTTATGGGGATGTATATAATCCTGTATCACTATTAAATAGGCCGACAGTTACGAATCCTAAAACAACCTTTAATGTTAATGGTTATATCACTTATAAACCATTGAAAGGGCTAAAATTTAAGAGTTCGTATGCTGTTGATTTGATGGGTACCGAATATAAGAAATTCACTCCAAAAATCCCAGAATCGGGAAGACGAACAGATATGAATTATTTGAATCAATCTTGGTCGAAAAGGAGTAAGTGGATTTGGGATAACCAGATAAATTATGACTTAGATGTAAATAGGCATCATATTGATCTAACTGGGGTTTATACAGCTCAGATGACAACTTATGAAAGAAATACTATTTATGCACAAAATTTTGCTAGAGAAGAGAGTTGGTATCAGTATTTAAGTAATGCAGGAGAGATAACCAGTTGGTCCTCTAAAGCATATGAAGATGCATTGATTTCTTTGATCGGTAGAGTGAGATATGATTTCGATAATAGGTATTTTATCTCATTGAGTATTAGAGGAGATCGAACCTCTCGTTTGGCTCCAAAGAATAATAGTGATGTTTTTAGTTCGATATCAGGGGCATGGCGGGTTTCTGAGGAGTCTTTTATGGAGTCTATCGATTGGATCTCTTCTTTGAAATTTAGAGCATCATGGGGGGAAATAGGTAATATCCAGTCTGTGAGTTATTATGCATATAATGTTCCAATGAGTAGTCAAAAACCATATTTGGGAAAAGTGCCTGAATATATCCCTGGTTACTATGTGAATCAACAGTCTAACCCTGATTTGAAATGGGAAAGGGCGGAGACATATGGAATCGGAATGGATGCTTCTTTATTTAACGGTAAGGTTGAGATAATCGCAGATTATTTTGTAAAAAACACAAAAGATATGATCTTAACAAATGCAGCCGATCCACATACAGGTGTGACCAATGGACCAACATCTAATGTGGGTAATGTAATCAATAAAGGATATGAGATATCTTTGGCATATAGAAATCATGATGGGGTATTCAAATATGGTATTCAAGGAAATATATCTTCTATAAAAAATAAACTAAAAGATCTAGATGGTTATACTAGTAAATATATTTACCACTCCGATAATGTTAGATCGACATTATATCCTTTTAGGTCACAACCTGGGCAGTCATTATACTCATATCATTTGATAGAGGCGGAAGGGATTTTCCAGAATCAATCACAAATTGAAGCACATCAGAAAGATGGAGTGTTAATACAACCTAATGCAAAGCCTGGGGATTTGAAGTTTCGAGATGCAAATGGAGATGGCAAGATTTCAGATGGAGATCGGACTTTCCACGGTAACGCCTTTCCGACATTAACTTTTGGTTTGACATTGAATATGGAGTATAAAAACTTTGATGTCTCATGTCTTTTTCAAGGAGTGTCGGGAGCTCAGGTATTTAATGGATATAAGTATTCGACGTATAATTTATCCGAGCAGACCTATAATAGAGATCGAAGAGTTCTTGAGGCTTGGTCCCCTGCAAATACGAATAGTGGTGTTCCAATGATAAAAGTAACAGATGATAATAGAAATTTTGGAACGAATTCGACATGGTATCTTGAGGATTCTTCTTATTTAAGATTGAAGAATCTGACAGTTGGCTATACCTTACCTCGCTCATTGATGCATACGGTCCTCCCAGGATCTTCGTTACGTGTCTACGCTACTGTTGAGAATGTCTTTACGATAACGGACTATACAGGAATGGATCCAGAGGTTGGGAATCGGGGATTGGATGTAGGAGCTTATCCTGTTCCAAGAACTTATGCAGCAGGTATTTCGTTTAACTTCTAAGAACGACATTCTTTATTTAAT
It encodes:
- a CDS encoding TonB-dependent receptor, with the protein product MKKNVVSHLFGKHLYWIKLRAIALCLVAMCLSEVTHAKLLISRSILSSSTPQVIDDKNGEVTGVVTGVDGAPIPGVTVAIKGTSRGTVTDLNGRYLLDRVSKDEILVFSYIGMEQLETPLDAKSILNVVLKSRYVGLEEVVAIGYGSAKKSDLSSSIATINNVKQISSRPVTNTSDFLQGNTAGVTVVQQGGDPSKQANVVIRGVGSVNSESPLWVVDGMPYYGGAINPNDIESITILKDAASSSIYGAQASSGVIVVTTKSGKSGKPKVSVDMYAGVQQATNTPTPLTAEQQNSAYNNAADNSGVARLAVHDVAQNPWGAVTRTNWVDEIFRDAYVKSINIRVSGGGNKGRYMSSFNYLDKEGLLLGTKMNRFAFRMKSEYDLSDKISIGENIYATKGYSVGANTSSSYGGAIINAIYMPSSAPVYDESGNYHGVAPAGSAFAGSYGDVYNPVSLLNRPTVTNPKTTFNVNGYITYKPLKGLKFKSSYAVDLMGTEYKKFTPKIPESGRRTDMNYLNQSWSKRSKWIWDNQINYDLDVNRHHIDLTGVYTAQMTTYERNTIYAQNFAREESWYQYLSNAGEITSWSSKAYEDALISLIGRVRYDFDNRYFISLSIRGDRTSRLAPKNNSDVFSSISGAWRVSEESFMESIDWISSLKFRASWGEIGNIQSVSYYAYNVPMSSQKPYLGKVPEYIPGYYVNQQSNPDLKWERAETYGIGMDASLFNGKVEIIADYFVKNTKDMILTNAADPHTGVTNGPTSNVGNVINKGYEISLAYRNHDGVFKYGIQGNISSIKNKLKDLDGYTSKYIYHSDNVRSTLYPFRSQPGQSLYSYHLIEAEGIFQNQSQIEAHQKDGVLIQPNAKPGDLKFRDANGDGKISDGDRTFHGNAFPTLTFGLTLNMEYKNFDVSCLFQGVSGAQVFNGYKYSTYNLSEQTYNRDRRVLEAWSPANTNSGVPMIKVTDDNRNFGTNSTWYLEDSSYLRLKNLTVGYTLPRSLMHTVLPGSSLRVYATVENVFTITDYTGMDPEVGNRGLDVGAYPVPRTYAAGISFNF